A window of the Carboxydocella sporoproducens DSM 16521 genome harbors these coding sequences:
- a CDS encoding MazG-like family protein, whose protein sequence is MTQQVDFKEIRLPRLRGLDKVTLESTLIKLAEELGELAQYIGKFRGLNGENIEKQEAEVLDGLTSELLDVAQTAITMMYVLEDTYGVDIAAKVEQHIDKLQRKGYLHKK, encoded by the coding sequence ATGACCCAGCAGGTAGATTTCAAGGAAATTCGCCTGCCCCGCTTGCGCGGACTGGATAAGGTAACTCTGGAAAGCACTTTGATCAAGCTGGCGGAGGAACTGGGGGAACTGGCCCAGTATATCGGCAAGTTTCGCGGCCTCAATGGGGAAAATATCGAGAAACAGGAAGCCGAGGTGCTGGATGGGCTGACCTCGGAATTGCTGGATGTGGCCCAGACCGCCATCACCATGATGTATGTGCTGGAAGATACCTATGGCGTGGATATTGCCGCCAAAGTTGAGCAACATATAGATAAACTCCAGCGCAAAGGATATCTCCACAAAAAATAG